From a single Mobula birostris isolate sMobBir1 chromosome 13, sMobBir1.hap1, whole genome shotgun sequence genomic region:
- the LOC140206741 gene encoding NACHT, LRR and PYD domains-containing protein 3-like yields MADGAGEGRDSVASTSEKHPGPSSVITELLANWNDFKLLQLIDFYRDRLEQAMEGVVHGMSLALTFENQFSEEEHRKISDLADKGELVDGSKLLLSLVIERGSRARRVMWESFVKMRNGVPKLDKILKEIQEYGCAPYERSDPAQGLREIPSELKDVQQKHKETLRAQTETLSVNTILMTEKVNVFQLVDRYAEITVISTIRDRRLVEHELLARGRDHEEWRKQHLLRELEKLRTDQLFQSSFSQSKCKSGSSAALAGVPGIGKTTMVQKIVYDWAMGKIYQQFQFVFSFKFRDLNSINCRINLRELILDQYPYFGNFLREVWKNPEGLLFIFDGLDEFKHKIDFADSRRDTEPQHKCPDPEWWCEVSDIVYSLIQHKLLPGCSVLVTTRPTVLHLLEKAEINVWAEILGFVDEERKGYFMRHFEDKTVAEAVFKHVEENEILYTMSYNPSYCWILALALGPFFAKRDRDPQRVPKTITQLYSYYIYNILKNHGREIENPRDVLLRVGQMAFRGVFDKKIVFTNGDLINYNLKPSQFLSGFLMELLEREDSPRCVVYTFPHLTIQEFVAALAQFLNPHPGDILKFLTEAHNTTDGRFEVCLRFVAGLSSPMTARGLEEFLGPFPRQTTCRVIDWVREEVKRQSGNTRSEAGKRSLLNTLHYLFESQNCGLAQAALESVETLSFSRMTLTPIDCAVLSHVIGLCDTIKHIDLVGCHIQCEGIQRLVPGLHKCQELGLGVNKLGDSGVKLLSAALRNRECKIQTLWLSNVGLTDSGAKHLASALSTNPSLTKLNLNENELGDSGVKLVSEALTNSECKMQKLWLYKVGLTDAGVDDLVSALSATQSLAELDLGSNSLTDQSVPALRRLILALPNLERIWLWDNRISWTGEEELKSLQELRSGLSLIL; encoded by the exons AAAATCTCTGATCTCGCTGATAAGGGAGAGTTGGTGGATGGTTCTAAACTCCTCTTGAGCCTGGTGATTGAGAGAGGCTCCCGCgcccggagggtgatgtgggaatcGTTTGTGAAAATGCGGAATGGCGTCCCAAAGTTGGACAAAATACTTAAAGAAatacaggaatatg GTTGTGCACCGTACGAGCGATCAGACCCCGCTCAAGGTTTACGGGAGATCCCCAGTGAGCTGAAAG atgttcaacagaaacacaaggagactctgcgggcacaaaccGAAACACTGAgcgtgaacacgatcctgatgacgGAGAAGGTGAatgttttccagctggttgatcgatacgctgagatCACGGTTATTTCTACTATTCGtgatcggagactggtggaacacGAGCTGCTGGcgagaggcagagaccacgaggagtggagaaAACAACATCTCCTCAGAGAGCTGGAAAAACTCCGGACTGATCAGTTgttccagagcagcttttcccAAAGTAAATGCAAATCTGGGAGTTCGGCAGCATTGGCTGGAGTCCCGGGGAtagggaaaacaacaatggtgcaaaagattgtttatgactgggccatggggaaaatataccaacaattccagtttgtcttcagtttcaaattcagggatttaaactccattaactgcagaataaacctgagggaactgattttggatcagtatccttactttgggaattTCCTGAGAGAGGTTTGGAAaaacccagagggattgctgtttatattcgatggcttggatgaattcaaacataaaattgattttgctgacagtcggagAGATACAGAACCTCAGCACAAGTGCCCAGATCCCGAGTGGTGGTGTGAAGTGTcggatattgtgtacagtttaatccagcacaagctgctGCCAGGGTGTTCAGTACTGGTGACCACCCGACCCACTGTGTTACATTTATTAGAAAAGGCAGAAATCAatgtctgggctgaaatcctgggatttgtcgATGAAGAACGGAAGGGATATTTCATGAGGCATTTTGAAGATAAGACGGTAGcagaagctgttttcaaacatgtggaggagaacgagatcctgtacaccatgagctacaatccctcctactgctggatcctcgctttGGCACTGGGACCCTTCTTCGCAAAAAGAGACAGGGACCCacagcgagttcccaagaccataACCCAACTctattcctactatatttacaatatcctgaaaaaccacggccgtgagattgagaacccccgtgacgtgttactcagggttggtcagatggccttcagaggtgTGTTTGACAAGAAGATTGTATTTACAAATGGAGATTTAATCAACTACAATCTGAAGCCTTCCCAGTTCTTGTCTGGGTTCTtaatggagcttttggagagagaggattctccCCGAtgtgtggtgtacacattcccacacctcaccatccaggagtTTGTAGCGGCACTCGCACAGTTCCTGAATCCGCATCCCGGggatatcctgaaattcctcactgaagcccacaacACAACAGATGGCCGATTTGAGGTGTgtctccgttttgttgctggcctctcctctccaatgacagctcggggcctggaggagtttctgggaCCATTTCCCCGtcaaacaacctgccgggtgattgactgggtgagggaggaggttaaacgccagagtggaaacacgaggagtgaagctggtaaaaggagcctcctgaacacactgcactacctgtttgagtctcagaattgTGGGCTGGCTCAGGCCGCACTGGAatctgtggaaacactttcattcagtagaatgacactgaccccgattgactgtgcggtcctgtctcatgtcatcggactctgtgatacaataaaacatatcGACCTAGTTGGctgccacattcagtgtgaaggaatccagcggctggtACCTGGGCTGCACAAATGCCAGGAGTTGGG acttggggtgaataaactgggagattcaggagtgaaactgctgTCTGCAGCTCTGAGGAATcgagagtgtaaaatacagacactATG GCTGAGcaatgtcggtctcacagattctggtgccaagCATCTTGCCTCCGCTCTCAGCACAAACCCTTCACTGACGAAGCTGAACCTGAATGAAAATGAACTAGGAGATTCAGgggtgaaactggtgtctgaggCTCTGACGAACTCAGAGTGtaaaatgcagaaactgtg gttgTACAAGGTCGGTCTCACTGATGCTGGTGTCGatgatctcgtctccgctctcagtgcAACCCAATCACTGGCAGAGCTGGATCTGGGATCAAACTCGCTCACAGACCAATCTGTCCCCGCTCTTCGCCGCCTCATACTGGCCCTCCCGAATCTGGAGCGGATCTG GCTGTGGGACAATCGGATCAGTTGGACCGGGGAAGAGGAACTGAAGtctctgcaggaactcagatCCGGACTGAGTCTGATACtgtga